The genomic DNA GGTAGTACTATTCGGGTCCCGGCTTCCTACCTGATTATCATTGGTTTCTGCGCCCTGCTAGTGATTTTGTTTGGCATCTTCCCTTCGGTCATATTGAGTCTGATTTAATAATCTTTGTCTCCTTATTTTTCTTGCGGGCCAATAAGCGTGAAAAAAGGAACGAAGCTGGGCTGACTACTTTTATATATACTTTGTCGCCTCCTTGTGCATGAGCTAAGCGAAATGAATCCTAATTTTGGCTATATTTATGTTCAATTGCAGAGGGAAACTTGATGATTTTTTCCTTAAACATTGCCGCAATTATTTTTTACTTTATTCTGATTGGCATTGTAATGTTTCTAGTTTGGCTTTGGACAATTCTCGGCATCATTCAACAAAGTTTTAATGGTAATGATAAATTAGGTTGGCTGGTGGTCATGATATTTCTTGCTTTGTTAGGCGCTATTAGACCTCTTTCCAAAATCAAATAGGCTTAGTTAGTAAGTTAGCAATAGCCGCGATTAGGTTGAGCCGCAATTTGAACCTTCTTCTTCTGTTTCGATATTTTTCAGCCAGTATTCTGAATATTTTGAGTTTTCGGATGATATTCTCGATAGCCACCCTGCTGGAGGATATCCGTTGGTTTCTTTGTTTATCTGTTTTGGTAAGCGGATTTTTCTTGCTTCTTTTCTTTGGTATTTCGGTATTGGGATGTGCCTTTTGTAATCCTTGGTATCCGGTATCTACTTCTGCGGTTATGGTGGGATGGATGGGTGTTTGGCTTTGTTTATACAGCTTGTAATCATGCTTGCGTCCATTTCCCACTTCGGTGCAAACAATCTGTCGGGTATTTTGGTCTGCTATTATCTGTGATTTTAAGGTGTGTCTTTTCTTTTTACCTGAGTAATAACGCCGCTGTTTTTTTAGGTCGCTCAATAGGGGGTTTCCGTCACATCTATCCAGACTAGCTCAAACTTATTTTCCGGACAGGTAAGTACCTTTTTGCCAGGCAAATGAAACCGGGGATCGTTGATGAGCTTATGCTCCGTATCCATAATTATTTTGCAAACCGCCGATTCACTAATGTCATAGGTAACGCCAATATGGAACATCGTTCGATACTCCCTGTAATACATCAGGAGCATCAAAACCTTGTCCTCTAAACTTAATTTGGAAGCCACTCCACGGCTTGGGTGCTTTCTTGCTTTTGCATTGCCTCTTCTAGAGCCTGCACCATCAGATGAAACACCTCTCAGGTGACTCCTGTACTACGTTTAAACTGTGCCTTTGGCTGTTTTTGAATAATTGTCCATCGCATGAAGCAAAGAAATTATCAAACTTCTGTTTTTCCACAATTCAATCAACAGAACACATAGTCTAGTGTACTTATTTTTAGAATAAACCCATTTTGGAAAGAAGTCTATTCTCTATTCGTTTGTTGGGAGAAAACTTTGGATTAAATAATTTGACTAATCCGGAAGGCTCGAAATTTTATTGGTCCTAGGCAAGGTTAAGACCCTGCACTTTCAGGGCAGTGCCTTTAGTGCTACACATTTTTGGTAAATCTGCTTAATGGGAGTAGAGAACAGGCAAGAGGGGCATTCGACCGGTCGCTTAAATGTCCATATAGTATGGATTACAGAATATCGGTATCATGTATTGCAGGGAGATATTCAAAAGCGATGAAGGGATTTGATAAAACAAATATGCGATGCGTTGGACGTAAGGATATTAAAAGGAGTGGTGAGCAAAGACCATATCCATATACACATTGAATATCCTCCAAAGTTAAGCGTAAGTGATATAGTAAAGATGCTGAAAGGTCGTACATCAAGAAGAATACAGGATGAATTTCCTGAGTTGAAGAAGAAGTATTGGGGGCGACATTTTTGGGCAGTAGGGTATGGATGTTGGAATAGTGGTAACATTACGGAAGATATGGTGCAGCAATATTTGGAACATCACAAAAGTGCGGCAAACGATGAAGGCGATAATTTCATACTGGAGTAGGGATTTATTCCATCCCCAAACCTATGCGCTTTTAGTGCATAGTATTTTAGTTAGTAGATTTTACTTGTAAATTTGACGAGTGGACCACTTGATTTCGGGTTACTTTATCTCCCCCTTTTCGTTCTGGTTTGACCACCAGAACCACCGAGTTGAAAAGTTAATAGTTTTAAAAGTATGGTAACTTCCAAACTATAAAAAAGTAGCGACTTTTTGCCTCCCCTCTGTTTTTTATTTGACAACACAGAATTAAAACAGAGATTTAATATTGGATTTGCCAACCTCCTGGTTACAAAACTGAGTGCTTGATACACAGATAAAGTTCATTTTATCCAACTAGAAAATACTTAAAAATTATACCCCACTTGAAAGGTGAAATTTCTAGGTGCTTCTATTAATGCCGGACGAAGGGTATATTCAGTATTCAAGACATTCTTGCAAATGAAAGTGAAGGACACTTTATCTTTGTAATTATAACCGGCGCGAAGGCTCATCACAAAATCTCCTTTGTTATGTGTGGCGCGGAACTTAGTCACGACAGGCAAGGCTCCGACGCTGAGGTTATCTACTTCTTTAATAAAGCTGTTATAGAAGGCACTGACACCGAGTATGACTCCTTTGTAAGTCACTTGTAAATCTGCTTTAGCCGAATGTTGTACGCGATATTTAAGTAGTTTGGTACTATTTGCATCAGCAGGGTTATAGTCTAAATTTCGTGGATACAGATAAGAGTAACCAATCAAAAAGTTGAGTGGAACACCAAATATCTTACCATTTGCAACTGCTGAAATCTCAGCCCCGGCTATAACGGTGTTTACAATATTAACGGCGCGAAATGGAACTCCATATAGTTGAAAGCTGTCGGGATAGTTTTCATATACCTGGAACTCAATCATATCGTGATAACGCATCACATAGCCGCTCAAATCGAAATAGGCAATCCAGTTACTCACCTTAACGGCTTGTTTTATCCCGATTTCTGCGCTCCACCCATTTTCGGGCCGAAGAGAGTCGTTAGGAAAGGCTTGTGCAAAACTGCGAATGGTATAGACGTACTTTTCGGCTAAAGAAGGGAAGCGGAACCCTTGCCCAAACGAGGCTCTAAGAAATGTACCTTGTGTAGCTTGGTAATTGAGTCCACACCTGAAAAGTGGAGTGACGGGTGATTGGATATCTGTTTCTTTATTCCGAAGATGGTGCAATAAATTGATGAAAGGCAAACGATTTTGTATGGTATGACCGGACAGGCGCGCATATTCCAAGCGAAGACCAGCAGAAACCGTCAGGCGTTTGAAGAACTTCTTTTCTACCTGCACAAAAGCAGAAAAGTTCATGACGTCGCGTGTGTTGAAGTATTTAATGTTGCGAATGTTGGAAGTCAATTCACCAAAGGTTTTCCCTTCTATGAGTGAA from Bacteroidota bacterium includes the following:
- a CDS encoding PLDc N-terminal domain-containing protein; translation: MIFSLNIAAIIFYFILIGIVMFLVWLWTILGIIQQSFNGNDKLGWLVVMIFLALLGAIRPLSKIK